A genomic window from Melanotaenia boesemani isolate fMelBoe1 chromosome 15, fMelBoe1.pri, whole genome shotgun sequence includes:
- the LOC121653875 gene encoding uncharacterized protein C11orf87 homolog, with protein MTARTAEASGLSVPLHRCHGGFPASNGTCTEQLSFFPPFSSTLALLVLVAVLVGIILVSLATFHFHKRKLRKRKIQRAQEEYERDSRSPARAGASGEPARPCVIVRPVRREEKLSCQDTESGDVEAEDKQAPHETVPVDC; from the coding sequence ATGACCGCCAGAACCGCTGAGGCCTCGGGGCTGTCGGTGCCGCTGCACCGCTGTCACGGAGGCTTCCCAGCCAGTAACGGCACCTGCACGGAGCAGCTCAGCTTCTTTCCGCCGTTCTCCTCCACCCTCGCGCTCCTCGTGCTGGTGGCTGTGCTCGTGGGGATCATCCTCGTCTCCCTGGCAACGTTCCACTTCCACAAGAGGAAGCTTCGGAAAAGGAAGATCCAGCGCGCACAGGAAGAATACGAGCGCGACAGTCGCAGCCCCGCACGCGCCGGGGCGAGCGGGGAGCCCGCGAGGCCGTGCGTCATCGTCCGGCCGGTGAGACGTGAGGAGAAGCTATCGTGCCAGGACACGGAGAGCGGAGACGTGGAGGCGGAGGACAAACAGGCGCCGCACGAGACGGTTCCTGTAGACTGTTAA